From a region of the Betta splendens chromosome 5, fBetSpl5.4, whole genome shotgun sequence genome:
- the zpr1 gene encoding zinc finger protein ZPR1 encodes MSVISEENVRGGSVFKDICADDEDGQPTEIESLCMNCYQNGTTRLLLTKIPFFKEVIVSSFSCANCSWSNTEIQSAGRIQDQGVCYTLTVKTKQDLNREVVKADSATTRIPELDFEIPPFTQKGSLSTVEGLLDRAVAGLEQDQPVRRATDPEVSDKIDEFIRKLKKLKEVEDEFTLVIEDPSGNSFVENPVAPQKDEALTVVHFKRTVQQEQQLGIRADDDDALGEPAGNDLDTMRGEVLVFNTNCPECNAPASTNMKLVQVPHFKEVVIMATNCESCGHRTNEVKSGGATEELGTRITLHVTSPSDMTRDLLKSETCSVIIPELEFELGMAALCGKFTTLEGLLNDIKELTVSKNPFFCGDSSTSDRLQKLGEFGQKVDKVIAGELHVHVVLDDPAGNSYLQNVYAPDPDPEMTIEKYTRSFEQNEELGLNDMKTEGYQTED; translated from the coding sequence ATGTCGGTTATTTCCGAGGAAAACGTGCGAGGTGGGAGCGTTTTCAAAGACATCTGCGCCGACGATGAAGACGGGCAACCCACGGAGATCGAGAGCCTGTGCATGAACTGCTACCAAAACGGTACCACACGCCTGCTCCTCACCAAAATACCGTTCTTCAAAGAAGTCATcgtcagctccttcagctgcgcCAACTGTAGCTGGTCCAACACTGAAATCCAGTCTGCGGGCCGGATCCAGGACCAGGGCGTCTGTTACACGTTGACGGTCAAGACCAAGCAGGACTTGAACCGGGAGGTGGTCAAGGCAGACAGTGCGACCACCAGGATCCCGGAGCTGGACTTTGAGATCCCACCTTTCACGCAGAAAGGGTCGCTTTCAACCGTAGAGGGTCTTTTGGACCGAGCAGTTGCGGGTTTGGAGCAGGACCAACCGGTCAGACGAGCGACTGACCCCGAGGTGTCGGACAAAATAGATGAATTCATCAGGAAACTAAAGAAGTTGAAAGAGGTTGAAGATGAGTTCACTTTGGTGATCGAGGATCCATCGGGGAACAGTTTTGTAGAAAATCCAGTTGCCCCTCAAAAAGATGAGGCGCTCACCGTGGTCCACTTCAAACGGACCGTCCAACAGGAACAGCAGCTGGGGATCCGGGCTGATGATGACGACGCGCTTGGGGAACCAGCAGGCAATGACCTGGACACCATGAGAGGCGAGGTTCTAGTCTTCAACACCAACTGTCCAGAATGCAACGCCCCCGCGTCGACCAACATGAAGCTCGTCCAGGTCCCTCACTTCAAAGAGGTCGTCATCATGGCCACTAACTGCGAGAGCTGCGGCCATCGGACCAATGAGGTGAAGTCCGGCGGTGCCACGGAGGAGCTCGGCACCAGGATCACCCTGCACGTCACCAGCCCTTCAGATATGACCCGAGACCTGCTCAAGTCGGAGACGTGCTCCGTCATCATCCCAgagctggagtttgagctgGGCATGGCTGCGCTGTGCGGCAAGTTCACCACACTGGAGGGGCTGCTGAATGACATCAAAGAGCTGACTGTGTCCAAAAACCCCTTTTTCTGCGGCGACAGCAGCACCAGCGATCGGCTGCAGAAACTGGGCGAGTTCGGACAGAAGGTGGACAAGGTTATCGCAGGTGAACTGCACGTCCACGTGGTCCTGGATGACCCAGCTGGCAACAGCTATCTGCAGAACGTGTATGCTCCAGACCCAGACCCCGAGATGACCATAGAGAAGTACACGCGCTCCTTTGAGCAGAATGAGGAGCTCGGTCTGAACGACATGAAGACAGAGGGGTATCAGACTGAAGACTGA